Genomic window (Capsicum annuum cultivar UCD-10X-F1 chromosome 10, UCD10Xv1.1, whole genome shotgun sequence):
ATTCCAACTTTGTATTATCAAGATTGCTATATATGTGCAAGTTTACAATATTTACTTGAGTTTCCTGTAGAAAGATTATAAGTGGGTTGAAttcaaaaattgaataaagattCCTCACTTTCTTGTTaaaaattggggggggggggggggggggggggggggggggggtggggagATTGTGTGTTGGGATGAGCTTAAAAgggtaaaatcaagaaaatatgaaGTGGGTTGGATCCAAAATTGAATAAAGATTCCTCCTTTTTTGGGTTAAAagttggtgtgtgtgtgtgtgtggggggggggggggggggagtggaTTCAGATTATTTATTGGGATGAGCTTAAAAgggtaaaatcaagaaaatattaagtgggttgaaaaatgaataaagatTCCTCCTTTTCTTGTTAAAAGTTGTGGGGGGTGTGGAGGGGAGGGGGGGATTCATATTGTGTGTTGGGATGAGCTTAAAAgggtaaaatcaagaaaatatctaGTGggttgaattcaaaattgaataaagatTCCTCCTTTTCTTGTTAAAAGTTGTGGTGTGTGAGTGTGTGTGGAGAAAAGGGGTGGGGTTCATATTCTGTGTTGGGATGAGCTTAGAAgggtaaaatcaagaaaatattgagTGGtttgaatccaaaattgaataaaGATTCCTCCTTTTCTTGTTAAAAGTTGTTGTGTGAGAGCGTGtgtggaggggggggggggggggcagatTATTGTGTATTGGGAAGAGCTTAAAAGggtaaaatgaggaaaatattaaGTGGATGGAATTCAAAATCGAATGAAGATTCCTCCTTTTATTGTTGGGGGGTGTTAGAGTGGATTAGAGTCCCACGTTCGTTGGGGAATGTATTGGTGGTCTGATTATATGGACCTCGGCAATATTCACCTCATGAGCTAACTTGTGGGATTGAGTTAGACCCGGGTGTCatatctttatggggtgtattGGGATGAGCTTAAACAAACGGTAAAATGAAGGAAATATTAAGTGGGTCGAATAAAGATTCCTCCTTTTTGTTGTTAAATTTTGGGCGGGGCGTTAATGCAGATAGTGTGTTGGGATGGACGATACATCATGTTAAAAGGGTAGAAATGAAGGAAATATTAAGTGGATCAAAGCCAAAATGAGTCTAGAGGCGTAGATATTGGGTAGAAAATGCAAATACATGGTTTGAGGCTTTGAGCCAAAGTAATTGGATTCTGTCGGACTGTAGGTGAAACTGTAGCTCCAACCCCGCCAAAATCAAACCAAGATTCCTCATTTTTCTGGTTGAAAGCTTTTCCGGGGAGTGATTCAAATTCCGTTTTGTGGTGGACAATGTTATCATGTTAAAAATTAAAACGGTAAAATGAAGGAAGCTTCAATATGATTTTGGTATCGTGAATAGTCTTATACTTTAGTATAGTAGATCCATAGACCTCATTTCTTATGGTTTGTGAAATATAGATGCTTACGTAGTAAAATTCGATCGAGGAAAGACTTAAATCAACACTATACTGTACCTTAATCTGGAAGTAGTTGCTTCAGCTATGTTGAATGTACTATATCAATTCTGCTCTATTCGGACCTATTTCATTCACGATTGATTATTTTGTATGATGACCATCCACCTGCCGCAACCCTTTTCCTTAATCTTGGTTTTAGACTGGTTATCTTTGCTAAACTTGCATTGGCCAAAGTTTGAGGAATGTCGTAACAAGACCTAAAATTAGGTTGGTGCGCAGAAAAGAGGTTATTGTTAAATTATTGTTTTAGGGAAGTCTACAAAGTGGCCGACAAGCTAGCATTCATGAGCCATGCCATTGATGCTATTCGTGTTTATACTATCCCTAACTCCATACCAAGTCAGATAAAGGGGCTTCTTAATATAGACAGATGGCAATTTCCTTCATTTAGAGTCAAAAGAAGGAACGGGGatgaattctcaaaaaaaaaaaaaaaaaaaagggaagccGGGGATAATCTTCTATGACCCCCCCCTTGAAGTGGTTTTAGGGATTTCTTGGTTATAAAAAAAGACCTACGTTCGGCCAAGGTTTAGTGGTAAAAAGATGTtgaatgttttaaataataatcaGGTCAAAGGAAAAGGTTCATAAGTTATAACATCATTTTTGCATTGGTTACACAAAAGTTTGATTAGATAGGTTCCTGCCGATTCTGTAATTGCCCAAATAATTGTACCTTCAATTGGCAATTGGTATGCTAGTGCATTTGATTTGGTAACTAATAACCTTGAAATGATGCTATTATTTGTACCATGGTTGGCGTTGACTCTTTCCTGCAACAAATGCTAACCAATATGGATTTATGTGCCAGGAGTTTTGACGATGGTTTCCCAAATCTCTTTATAAACAATGCACATGATATCCGAGGGCAGCATGTTGCTTTTTTAGCATCGTTCAGCTCACCAGGAGTCATCTTTGAACAACTTTCTGTGATATTCGCACTCCCAAGGCTGTTTGTCGCCTCATTTACACTTGTGTTACCTTTCTTCCCGACCGGTACCTTTGAGAGAATGGAAGAAGAAGGAGATGTAGCCACTGCGTTTACCATGGccagaataatatcaaatatTCCGATATCAAGGGGTGGTCCGACCAGCTTAGTTATCTATGACATACATGCATTACAGGTTGATTTAGTTCTCTACGCAATTGTAGGCCTTTTGTAttcacattgccttcttatttgATGTGATGGTATCTTTTGGCTATTTGTATTTAAGATTCAGTTTGCGATCATTTAGAAGTATTAATGCTTTCTTCTTTCACGTAATCATATTGTACATCCTAATTGGCTTTAAGGTTATGCTTCTTCGGTTTATTAGTTGCTATGTTTTCTTTACTGTCATTTTTCCTTTTCACGCCTACTTTTATTTGTTATACTCGAGTCGAGGGTCCTCCTGAGACCCCCTCTCTACCTCTACAAGGTATgggtaaggtctacgtacactctatcctccctagaccccacttgtgggcTTTCACTggttatgttgttattgttgttgtacacTTCTTTGGTTTCCTAAAAATTTTCATAGTTATACTGCAATGTTCCCCGTATATATGCGTCGGAAGAGTATTATGGTTTTATGTTTGTCTTGCAAAgtctaatttttttatatgatatAGATACTCTGAAGATTTTCTAGGTATCTATAGTTCTCCGTTTAACATACTTATCTTTTTTTCTGCAGGAGAGGTTCTATTTTGGAGATAATGTGCTGCCTCTGTTTGAGACCGGAATTCCACTGCTGAAGCGAAGGCTTCAGCAGCTTCCAAACTCCGAAAAGGTGAGCAGAAGTCGtgctatattttcaataaagTACCTTGAGGTGTAGTGACATGACATCTTAACGTCTTTTTATTTTCCAGATAGTTATAGCCTTTCCTGATGATGGAGCTTGGAAGAGGTTTCACAAGCAATTAGTTCACTATCCCACCGTTAGTTAAAAATTATGCTTTCCTACTATGATTTCTGCATATTGCTACCCAATCTTGAACTTATTTGTAATCAGCGGATTATCTTATTTTAGGTTATCTGCACTAAAGTGCGTGAAGGTGATAAGAGGATCGTCAGGCTAAAAGAGGGTAATCCCACTGGCTGTCATGTGGTTATTGTTGATGATTTGGTCCAGTCTGGAGGTACCCTAATTGAATGCCAGGTACGGTACTCTTGCCACTTTAGACCTGACAAGGGTACTTAAGTGTGACAATCATTTGAAACTTTTAACGTCTCTTGGTCCGTCTGGATCTGTCTTGGGTTGGTTGAGTAATCGTTCTGATTGCTCGATGTCATTTTTGTCCTTCGTTTTGGTGTGATAGCACACAGATTTTAGGACATTTAAACCCAAACAAGATGATTTCTTTACAAGAACACGACAAGGGAAGTGAGCAGATTTATCCGGTAAAGTTGCTACTTTGTGACCAAGTGGTCAAGGGTTCAAGCCTCGGAAAcagtctcttgcagaaatgcaaggtaagactgcgtacaatacacccttgtggtggggcccttccccggacccagGCGCTTTAGTGCACTAGGTTAATCTTACCTGCCCATTTCCTGTAAATCTTTAAATGAGCCAATTGCCAAGACATCATTTTGTCCGCAAATGGCTTAGAACGGACATATGGCCATTCGCCCTCAACAGTTTTTGGCTTTAGTTACAGTACAGGAACATAATTGGATGGGTTAAGAGTTATTCACTTCAGAACTAATAACGTTCTTGGATTTACATATATCTCCTTTGAAGGTCTTGATGACACGAAGAATGTTTTATCCACGCCTCCACCACTTAGTGGGTGTTTGGATTGgcttatttttagatgttttagcttttaagcactttttaaattttggtagTGTTTGACAAAGTAAAAATGTGCTTTTAAGCActtatttttaagtcaaaataagtgcttataagcCAAAAGCAGGGTAATAGCAACTTATGGCTTTTGGCTTTTAAGCTACTTATTAAAAGCCAATCCAAACAGGCCCTTAATGCATTGTAGTTTAAAAAAGGCGTCGACTCAACTTTGATGAGTTCATTCATATGACAAGTTGCTATTATACTTTAACTCCAGAAAGTTTTGGCTGCTCATGGTGCATCAAAAGTTAGTGCTTATGTGACCCATGGAATTTTCCCTAAGCGGTCGTGGGAGCGTTTTCTTCACAAGAATGATGGTAACACTCCGAATCCATGTTCATCTGCCTTTTCGTTAAGCACCCCTCTTACTATCCGTGTTTCTGAATGTCTCCGATGATTTTGTTGTGTTGTGAAGGTTCAGAGAAAGCGTTCGCTTACTTTTGGACCACGGATTCATGTCCTCATACTGTGAAAGCTATCGCGAATAAGGCTCCATTTGAAGTTATTAGTTTGGCAGGATCAATAGCTGATGCTCTTCAAATCTGACAACATTAGACAGAATCAGTTGTGAAACTTTGTTCAGTGACATGTTGCAAGGGATCTTTTATAAGTTGGCCTAGCTGAGACATTTCCTGTTGTTACAGAAACTTGTCTTTGCATAGATATGTCAACTGATTTCCTAAAGGAGGAGTCActcttttttgttgttcttgctGCATCGTCAAGAAGTCTCGTGTGcttttatattttgtttgttaTATCATGATCTGTCATGAATGGatggtctatcgaaaacaaccgctctagttcatctgaggtagtgaggtagtgaggtagtggtatggactgcgtacactttacccttcccagaccccaatCACTAGGTATGGTGTTGCATCGTCGAGAATTCTCAGTGACCACATTGGGAGTAAAACACTCCCAACGATGGTGATTCCATACTCCAAGTTCGAACCCGAGACCTCTATAATGCATATGTATGGTCTATCAACAGCTTAGAATGAGTTAGAACATGAACTCCCAAAACACACTAGCAACATCACTTAATAAGAATAGAATAGTTTCCTAGCAATTGCCCACAGGTTTTTGGTTCAGTAGCAAGAATATACGACATATCAGCGTATCCAGTATAGTCTCAAAAGTGGGATCTAGAGAGGATAGAGGGTACGATGCAGACCTTACACCTCTACCTTCCCTGATGAACCATAAACAAATCAATCGACTATTCCTCGATACTAAAACAAGTCAGATCAACGATACAGATCTTATATATCGCTCTCCATCATTCATTAATACAAGGGTTCATCGTTATTAACTACCATGACGATGACCATCAAACTGCGATAATATACAAACACTGATTACAGAGACAACAGAAGCTCAGTTTAACCACAAATGTGATTAAATACAACAGTAACCAGCCAGTCATTACATGATTCAAGAAAGAATGCAGGGTCTGTAAATCTCCCTCCTATACACTTATCAAACAGCCCCACCAATATAACAGCAAGTATTCCCAACCACCACAAGAAGCATAACAGCCAAAGGCATTGCTTGCAACTGGTAAAGCATATCAGCAAGAGAGAAACTTCACATGTTAGCTGAATGCTTAAAACCTTATTTTTACTCCACCCCCTTCGTTAAATAGATCAATTCGTCATCATTCTACATACAAACAAAACGCTCTCTGCCTCCGGTAACAATTCGTCCTACATGTTCTAGCGTGCCTTTCGTCCAAAAAGCAGACACTACTAGCACACGTAAGTAACTATATGCAGTTTCCCGGTTTCATTGATAAGTTTATGTACTCGAATTTCTATTCACAGTTAGAACGCTTGATTCCCATGGTTGATGGTCAGCTGCTTCCGGTGAATAGCTCTGGTCTCCCATCTAGATCACCTGTTGGGCTATCAAGAGAATCTCCTGAATACGACCCATCAGGTCGACGGATACAAATGTTCAGGTTGCTGGATGGCAACGTTTCCTGGACGAACCAAATAAGCAATCAGTTTATAAGCATATGACTCCATTTTATTCACCACAACGAACGGAGTCATTCAATTATACAACGATACACTATACTATATGACTAATTGTACCTCATCAGCTGCCTCTTGGCCCTCTGACTGGAAAAGAATTGGTCGGCACCTTTTGTCTTCATTCATCAAGCTTGAGTTCTGGAAGTGAGTAACCAAAGCTACCTTTCCCTGAATACGTGCGTAAGCCAACGATGCAACTTTTTCACTGTTAAACTTTTCCCACTTCTTCCCATTGAACGCCTGCACAAATTTCTAAGGTTATAAGTCATTCTAAAATAGATAGAACATTCAGATTAGTTATGGAGACAAAAATATATACATGCAAATTTTTCACCAAATAAATACTCCCTGTCTACCAATTTGTGTCATATTTTGCTTTTTAGGCtgtccaaaaataaaatgtctatgacttgttttaaactacaagtttcaaaagtttttctttctttcttaaacaCGTGTCTAGTCAAACACTGCCACATAAAACTGGGACGAAGGGACTATGTGGTTAATACAGTATATGCTTGCTACACACAAAAAGACAACTAAAAGGAATTGGGAAAGAACTCAAAACCTCATAAAAGGATACTATATGTGCAGGAGACACCATGTTGATGAAGGCATAACCAACATTACATTTGTTCTGAAACAGCAAACAATGAAAAAATTAGTTCTACCTTCAGTTTATATAAGTAACTCAAAAGTTTTAAAGGAGATTTCTATATAAATTTATCGAAAAATGTTAACAAATGAAAGAAATACACTACCTTGAAATCAATTGGCAAATACAGGAAATCATATGTACTCGTATGAGTCTCATCAATTGCTGCAAGTAGCATCTTTGAAGTGTAccttaaaagaagaagaaaaacacaaaCTATTATTAAAAATCTTACCAAAATGCATATGATTTACAATTTCAATAGTTCTTACTTGTTTGGGATGTTTTTAATCATCAAAGTGGTCCTAGTATCTCCTCCACTTTTGATTTTCTCCAAATCAAGCTGATACTGTTTCTTGTTGTCAATCTGATTACTACCACTCTCAAATTTTCGACTTCGACCACGTTCAATTAGTCCTTCGCCATTAACTGTTCCTGCTCCTCCGTAAGAGCCATTTCCGAAAAATATAGGTCCATTCCTTGTCATTGGCATCATTCTAGAGCTAGGAGAACCACTTTCAGTAAAGTTCCCGGTAAGAGAAACACCCATGTTCATTGCTCCCAGGCTGCCTATATTCATTACCTGATTTCCACTGTTATGACTAGAACCTCCGCTGCCAAACGCATGTGGGTTAATATATGATGTTTGCGGAGATTCCGGGAAAAAACCAAAATGCCTATCTAGAGGTTTTCCGGATGGAGCAGACCCCACATGAAGTGATCCAAGGAAAGAGCTCTGCCTACGTGAATGGAGATAGCCTTGTCCTTGTCCATTTGATGCAAATGGATGTGCCATTGATGAAGTTGGCCATATAGGAGATTCGGTACGTTCCGAGTGAATAGGGGGACTACCCCAAAGAAACTGTGGACCAGTAAGTGTTCCAGTACCAGATGCCTTAGAGTTACCAAATGACATAGATCCCATGCTTAAAGCTGGTTTCTGATCAGGGACTGAAAAAGAATGCTGATAGCCCACTCCTTGCACCGACTTTGGACTAGTAGTTACCTGATTCAAATGGCCAATCCTTGCATGGTCTTTACCAATGGGTGCAATCTTCGGACTTGAGTGGTGTCCAGGAAGAATAGAGGCCAGCCCTGGCATAAGATTACCATTTGCCGGGCTGAGATTTCTCAGACCAGGTGATTGACTATAACCTCGCACTGGGTTGGGTTCAACTGGACTGCCAAAGTTAGACCAGCTGCCTGTTAAATATAACACCATTAACACATCATCTTATCAGGTTATAGACTCTCCGAGGTTAACATCAGCCGCTTTGTTACTTGATCGAAAAATTAAAAGGCATTAAAAACAGCATCTATTACAACAATGAAAATACCTGGAGGAGAACTGGTCACCGGTGATCCAACTGAGTGCCTAAATGATCGAATATCATCATGTTCCAATTCTTGACTTAGTTGCTGCATCAAACTAGacatgaaaagaaaattaattttcttcctaACTGGTCAACAACTTGCATAACATGCCACATCAATCAGAATGATGGAACATGTTTTTTCCCCAATCCAAGCAAATTAATAATAAGCCTCTGCAGATGGAGAATAATCATAACAAATTTCTTGGGAGAAGGAAAAGGCTGGGGAATACACTAATGCATCTTTGAGACGTTCtttatatgtatttgattaaTACTCATCAGCTGTTTGAACATTCAACGCAAATTTTGTAAGGGAAGGGAGGTGGGAGGAGTGTTGGAAGAGTTCTAATATCACCCTAGAACAAGGCCTACTGCCGAATACCCTCACATAGAAAGGCAAGCATGATACAAGCAACAGCGACCTGCCTAAATTGACCAATGCGCACAAAAACTTAGAATGACTAACATCATGGCGAACACTATATATATTACTAAAGAACTAAACTTGGTGAAGTCATTAGTGAAATTCAAACATCAGATATATTACTAAACAGAAAAATTATTACAGCACCATAGTAATACTATATATAGGGCAAAGAAAAATATGTGGCTGCAGCATTGACatctcataactcattcatagaatTATTACGGCTAAAACTTAGTGAGGGTGTGAAATTTTGTGGAAATACTTGACGCAGAATCATAAGCATAACAAAGCCGAACATATTTGCAGCAGAATCCCAGTTTTGCAGCTATACTTTGACAGTACGATAAGTCCAAAATCCATATTACTGGAGCAACGGTGTTCTTTTATTACCAGAGCAATGGTCTTGGAGGCTACTAACAGAAGATAACACCCAAACAGAAAGTAAGTTCCATCACCAGTCAACTTGCGGTTATACAATTTGACAGTCCAGTGAAGCCCAAAATCCATATTAACGGGGTAATGGGGTCATAGCCTCCTAACAGAGCATTCCATccagaaaagaaagaaatttcatCTTAAACAAAAAGCAAATGGATCCAAGAAATTCTAGCATGCTCAGTACCAACATGAGTATCACACTTTCTGTTACATACTGAATTACCAGAAAGAGTATTTTTGGCTCACTTTCTTTTGCATTaagttttcttcctttttctcatACATGTCTGTCCATAAGCACTTGTAAATTGGGGCAAAATGCTTGCTTATAAATTTCATCATGAAATTACACCGAAAAGTGAAAACAATGGCAAGTTCTTAATCGCAGAACCAGAACATACTTTCTACGGGCTCCACCTGGACGGCTGGGTTCAAGTTTTATCCGCTTTCCAGCTATGTCACTACGATTTAATGCTTTAAGAGCTGCATCAGCTGCTCTGACATCGTAGAATTCGATGAACTTATGATGGCGTTTATGTGGTGTTTCCCTGATCTGCATTTTACATGAACATAATTTAGTGGAGCTTAAAAGTTTTAGAATTGCGGATAGACACAagaacatcaaaataatatagcATTAACAGTGAACAATTAAGCAAAAGTGATACCTCCTTGACTTCCCCATATGCTCCAAAGATTTGCCGAAGATCCTCATTGGATACCGATGGATCCAAGTTGAACACAACAAGAGTACCTTGGTTAATATCTTTCTCTGATGGATTTTCCTGGATGCAGCAATAAAGAACATTAGTTAGAATTGTCCTTCCATGTTCGCATATGTCCACATAATATGGATTCAAACCTTAGGAATGGAAAAATGAATGTCGAGCTTTCTTCGTCTCAAGGGCTTATTTTGTAGAGCACGCATTGCAGTTCGAGCAGCTCGGATGTCATAGTAAGATATCATCACAAAGCCCCTATGCTTGCATGCAGTATATAGGGTTCTGATATCACCAAATTGCTTCAAAAAAGATATAGTAATACTAGGTTAGATGTCCCCCATCAACATCAATTCAAATCAAGGACTCCAGCGACGAAAGAAAGTGAAAATCCTCTTTAAAAATTAACAGACAAACACAAAGCAAGACACAGAAAAAGAGACGGGAAACAAGTGCTGAAAACAGAAGCATCGGTTGAATATAATACACATAGTCTAAAGTATCAGATTATTGGTCAAATTCTTCAACTTCCTTTTGTTAGCCAAaagaaccaaaataaataaataaataaataatcaccCAACCCAACCAAGTAAGGTCCAACCATCTGTTTTTATTCTGTCTTAATTCCAGTCGAGCAAAACATATGACACCTCTGAGTCCGGAAATAGGTGATCAGAGAAACCAGATCAGGAAGGAGGGCAGCACGGTGCACAAAGCATAAGGGCCACACCTCAAGGGGTGTGATGTAGACAGTCTACCCTATTGCAAGCATTAGTGGCTGCCTAAACGGCTTGAACCCCTGACCTATAGGTCACACAAAGACAACTTTACCGTTCAAGCATATGAAGTCATCCGAAAGAAAATATCCCTAGCACAAACTGAATGAACAAGCACTTCAACTGCAGCAAAGGAAGCATAGAAAAAGGAGTAGCAAATTAACAGAGGCGAATTTAAAGAATATGGTAAGTTAACCATTACCTCAAAGAGAGCTT
Coding sequences:
- the LOC107845563 gene encoding ribose-phosphate pyrophosphokinase 4, with the protein product MEKESVMKKKQVLLYYCVEMEDVALKIASESDSIILHSINWRSFDDGFPNLFINNAHDIRGQHVAFLASFSSPGVIFEQLSVIFALPRLFVASFTLVLPFFPTGTFERMEEEGDVATAFTMARIISNIPISRGGPTSLVIYDIHALQERFYFGDNVLPLFETGIPLLKRRLQQLPNSEKIVIAFPDDGAWKRFHKQLVHYPTVICTKVREGDKRIVRLKEGNPTGCHVVIVDDLVQSGGTLIECQKVLAAHGASKVSAYVTHGIFPKRSWERFLHKNDGSEKAFAYFWTTDSCPHTVKAIANKAPFEVISLAGSIADALQI
- the LOC107845363 gene encoding protein MEI2-like 2; this translates as MEKPLKKPMSDNSEAASTKIPYKEKNAWAIPLGSAAYHASTDTSLFSSSLPVLPHAKLNFNESDGQSIDDSSPSLSKLQLEDKIKDPLEEAESSPVGFLLPGDEDELLAGLMDDFDLSGLPSQVEDLEDDFFGSGGLEMEPEDQNNLLNGFANLSMYDGIPGSSSGHYSVPNGAATVVGEHPYGEHPSRTLFVRNINSNVEDSELKALFEQFGDIRTLYTACKHRGFVMISYYDIRAARTAMRALQNKPLRRRKLDIHFSIPKENPSEKDINQGTLVVFNLDPSVSNEDLRQIFGAYGEVKEIRETPHKRHHKFIEFYDVRAADAALKALNRSDIAGKRIKLEPSRPGGARRNLMQQLSQELEHDDIRSFRHSVGSPVTSSPPGSWSNFGSPVEPNPVRGYSQSPGLRNLSPANGNLMPGLASILPGHHSSPKIAPIGKDHARIGHLNQVTTSPKSVQGVGYQHSFSVPDQKPALSMGSMSFGNSKASGTGTLTGPQFLWGSPPIHSERTESPIWPTSSMAHPFASNGQGQGYLHSRRQSSFLGSLHVGSAPSGKPLDRHFGFFPESPQTSYINPHAFGSGGSSHNSGNQVMNIGSLGAMNMGVSLTGNFTESGSPSSRMMPMTRNGPIFFGNGSYGGAGTVNGEGLIERGRSRKFESGSNQIDNKKQYQLDLEKIKSGGDTRTTLMIKNIPNKYTSKMLLAAIDETHTSTYDFLYLPIDFKNKCNVGYAFINMVSPAHIVSFYEAFNGKKWEKFNSEKVASLAYARIQGKVALVTHFQNSSLMNEDKRCRPILFQSEGQEAADEETLPSSNLNICIRRPDGSYSGDSLDSPTGDLDGRPELFTGSS